GATGACGTCGGGCGTGAGCGCGGCGAACGTGAGCGGCGTGCGGTAGACCGCGCGGTAGTGCACGTTGATGAACAGCGTGCCGAGCCACCCGACACCCACGCCGAGCGCGGTGCCTAACAGCGAGACGAGCGCCGCCTCGAGAACGAGCGCGAGCACCACCGTACGCCGCGACAGCCCGATGAGACGCAGCGCGGCGACGTCGCGCCGACGCTCGTCCACCTTCAGCAGCAGGATGCAGAGCAGGAAGATCGCGCTCGCGACGATGGTGATGACGCCGATGGCGCGATGGAAGCGGCGCACCACCTCGAACGTGCGCGACGTCCCCGCCGCGACGTCGGCCGAGCGGTAGGCGCGGAAGCCGAACGCCGCGCGGTCGATCGCGGCGAGCGCGCGCGTCGTCGCCGCGGGGCCGCGCGTGCCGACGGCGAAGCGGTCGACGCGGTTCTCGTAGCCGACGAGCCGCTGCAGGTGGTCGAGGTGCAGCCGCACGTGATACTCGCCGCGCGCGACGTCGGCCGGATCGGGCGGCGGACCGGTGATCGCCGCGACCACCACCGTGTCGCCGGGGATGCCCGCCTTGCCGGCCACCACCACGCGGTCGCCCACGTGCAATCCGGCGTCCGCGGCGAGGCGCTCGTCGATCGCGATCGTGCGAACGGCGGAGGGCTGGACCAGCGACGCGAGAGCGAGGACGAGCAATGAACGCATCATTTCCATCGCGTTGTCATCACGTCCATAGGGCCGTGGAGCTCGGTGCTAGCGCCTACGGAAATGATGGTAACGCAATGAAGATGATTCGTTGCGTTCAGTGCGCCTGTACGCTCTTCGCCCAGCTGACCGTGCCGCGCAGCTCCTCGCGCGACTCCTCGAACGTGTACGACGGCGCGCTCAGCGTGCGGAGCCCGCGCTTCACGAGCAGCAGCGCCACGACGAGCTCCAGCACGCCGACGACGAGCGCGCCGACCCAATAGTGCCGCCCGGCGAGCCGTCCGACGAGCGATACGAGCATCACGGTGAGCGCGGTGAGCGCGACGACGCCGGCGCCGAACGCGAGGCCGAGCCACAGCGCGCCGCGGGCGCTGCGGCGGAGGCTGTCCGCGGTCTCGAGCTTCGCGAGCCGCACCTCGTCGCGCACGAGGCGCTTGGAATCGTCGGTGAGTCGCCGGACGAGGTCCGGGATCGCGGCGTCGGGGTCGACGTGCGGAGCGGGACGGGCGGCCACTGCGTCCTCCTCGGGGTCTGCGCGTGCGGGCGGCGCGCCGGAACCTCCGGCGCCACCCGTGCTCCCGGGCAAGGAGCGTTCCGATCGACGGCCGCCGACGCCTTGACGCGCGTCTCGGCTCGCTGAAACTTGACTCCGTCAACTATCACGACGAGGCTCGACATGTCCACCGTCCCCACCGATCCGGTCCCGGCCGACGCGGTCGCCGCCGTGCGGCGCTTCAATCGGTTCTACACGCGGCTCGTCGGGGCGCTCGACGAGGGACATCTCGCCACCGAGCACTCGCTGGCCGAGGCGCGGGTGCTCTACGAGCTGGCGCATCGCGACGCGCCGACGGCGACGGAGGTCGGCCGCGATCTCCGCCTCGACGCCGGCTATCTGAGCCGCATCGTGCGCCGACTCGAGCGTGCGGGGCTCGTCACCCGCGCCGCGTCGACCGACGACGCGCGCCGGCGCCATCTCCGACTCACCGAGGCGGGACGCGCCGCCGCCGTCGACCTCGAGGCGCGTGCCCACCACGACGTCGCGTCGCACGTCGCGGCGCTGCCCGCCCCCGACCACCCGCGCCTGCTCGCCGCGATGCGCACGATCGAATCGCTGCTCGGCCGCGCCGACCAGACGGCGATCGTGCTCCGCGATCCGCGGCCGGGCGACTACGGGTGGGTCATCGCGCGCAACGGCGCGCTCTACGCCCGGGAGTACGGCTGGGACGTCACGTACGAGGCGCTCGTGGCGCGCATCGTCGCCGACTTCGCCGCGGGCTTCGATCCACGTGTGGAGCGCTGCTGGATCGCGGAGCGCGACGGCGAGAACGTGGGGTGCATCTTCTGCGTCAGGCACCCGGAGCGTCCCGGCGTCGCGAAGCTGCGGCTCCTGCTCGTCGAGCCGTCGGCGCGCGGCGCGGGGCTCGGTGCGCGACTCGTGCGCGAGTGCATCGCGTTCGCGCGGTCGGCCGGCTATCACACGATGACGCTGTGGACGAACAGCGTGCTCGCCTCGGCGCGGCGGATCTACCAGGCGGCGGGGTTCCAGCTCGTCGAGGAGACGCCGAACCGGATGTTCGGGCACGAGCTGGTGGGGCAGACGTGGGAGCTGACACTCCGATGAGGCCGCGCTGATGCTTCGGCGCCGAGGTTGCGGCGCCGCCTCATCCGTCGACCTCCACCAGCACCGCCTCCGCCACCGCCGTACCGACGGCGACCGCTCGCCCGCTCACGTCCACCGTCACCGGCCCGTCGTACGGCGCGCGCTCGACCACCGTGACCGCCGCGCCCGGGAGCAGCCCGAGCTCGGCGAGGTAGCGCAGCATGCCGTCGTCGTCGTCGCTCACCCGCACCACGCGCGCGCGCTGGCCCGCGCCGACGTCGCACAGCGCGGTGAGCCGCCGCTCGTCCACCGCGCCGTCGCGCGTCGGGATCGGCGCACCGTGCGGGTCGAACGCCGGATCGCCTAACGCGGCCGCCATGCGGTCGATCAGCTCGTCCGACGCCGCGTGCTCCAGCCGCTCCGCCTCCCCGTGCACGCGGTCCCACGGGTAGCCGAGCACCGTCGCGAGGTAGCTCTCGATGATGCGGTGGCGCCGCAGCGTGCGGAGCGCGGCGAGGCGGCCGGCGTCGGTGAGGCGCACGCCGCGATAGCGCTCGTACTCGAGCAGCCCCTGGTCGGCGAGCCGCCGCACCATCCCCGTCACCGACGCCGGTGCGACGCCGAGCCGTTCGGCGAGCGCGTTCGTGGCCGCCGCGCCGCCGAAGCGGCGCTCCAGCTCGTACACCGCCTTCAGGTAGTCCTCGACCGGGGCGGTGAGGGCCGCTTCGTTAGGCACGGTGCACCCCGGCGCCCGCGTGGCCGCGCACGAGCAGCACCGGGACTGAGGCGCGGTGCCGGACGGTGTTCGCCACGCTGCCGTAGACGATGTCGCCGACCAGGCGGTGCCCGTGCGTCGCCATCGCGATCAAGTCGCAGCGCTCGCGCTCCACGGCGGCGAGGATCTCGTTCGCCGGGTCGCCGGTCGCGAGCAGGGCGTCGGTGTCGAAGCCGTCGCGCGACAGGTCGGCGCACACCTGGTCCAGATAGGCGCGGTCCTTCTGCATCTCCTCCGACTCGCGCAGGTCGAGCTGCTTGAGGTTCCGCGCGGCCCAGCCGTCGGCGACGTGGATGAGGACGAGCGCCGACCCGCACAGCCGCGCGAGCGGGCGAATGTGCTCGAGGATCGCCGCGTCGTACGGCGAGTGCTCGAGTGGAACGAGGATGCGAGCGTAGACGGTCATCGCACGATCAGCGGGGGCGTCCGTCGGGGCCGAGGCCGAGCAGCGCGTAGTATCGCTCGCGAGGCTCCGCCGTCCAACCGCTCACGCCGTGCTTCGGCAGCCACCACCCGTGCACCACGAGCGCGACGAGCCCCATCGTGCCGATGAGGCCGAACATCCACGCGCGCCCCATCGTCGCCGAGAGCGCCACCGACGCGAGCAGGACGAGCGCGACCTTCAGCACCCGCAGCCCGCGCGGCTTGTGCTCCTCGAAGCGGCCGAACAGCACGTTGCCGAACGCGAAGATCGTCGTGACGAGCGCGACGTCGAACCAGTACGTATCGGTGCGCCACATGGAGGTCACTCCGCGAAGAAGGCGCGCGCGGTCTGCAGCAGGAGCCACGCGTTGAGCGATGCGATGACGATGGCGACGAGCCATGCGAGCGCCTTCAGCCACGCGGCGTTCGCGAACTGCCCCATCTTCACGCGGTCGGAGGTGAACAGCACGAGCGGGTACACGGCGAACGACAGCTGGAGGCTCAGGATCACCTGGCTCAGCACGAGCAGCTTCGCCGTGCCGCTCTCGCCGTAGACGATCGACACGATCGCCGCCGGCACGATCGCGATCGCGCGGGTGATGAGACGCCGCACCCACGGGCGCAGTCGGATGTCGAGGAAGCCTTCCATCACGATCTGGCCGGCGAGCGTCCCGGTGAGCGTGGAGTTCTGCCCCGACGCGAGCAGCGCGAGCGCGAACACGGTGCTCGCCCCGCCGACGCCGAGGAGCGGCGTGAGCAGCTTGTGCGCGTCCTGGATCTCCGCGACCCCCGTGTTGCCCGAGCGGTGGAACGTGGCCGCGGCGACGATGAGGATCGCGGCGTTGATGAACAGCGCGAACGAGAGCGCGATCGTCGAGTCGAGGAACGCGAACCGCACCGCCTCGCGCTTCCCTTCCGCGGAGAGCTCGTACCTCCGCGTCTGCACGACGGACGAGTGCAGGTAGAGGTTGTGCGGCATCACCGTCGCCCCGAGGATGCTGATCGCGATGTAGAGCATCTCGGGGTTCGCGAGGATCTGCGGCGTCGGCACGAAGCCGCGCGCGACGCCGAGCAGGTCGGGGCGCGAGATGATCAGCTCGAACAGGAAGCAGAGCCCCACCGTGGCGATGAGCGCGATGACGAGCGCCTCGAGCAGCCGAAAGCCCTTGTGCTGCAGCATGAGCACGAGCAGCACGTCGAGCGACGTGACGACGATGCCCCACGT
This DNA window, taken from Gemmatirosa kalamazoonensis, encodes the following:
- a CDS encoding universal stress protein translates to MTVYARILVPLEHSPYDAAILEHIRPLARLCGSALVLIHVADGWAARNLKQLDLRESEEMQKDRAYLDQVCADLSRDGFDTDALLATGDPANEILAAVERERCDLIAMATHGHRLVGDIVYGSVANTVRHRASVPVLLVRGHAGAGVHRA
- a CDS encoding Nramp family divalent metal transporter — protein: MASPLHQPTDPTGVRAHVGIDGARPDAGWRRARETPSLAEAYRTVEVVRGSWFRKLLAFAGPGYLVAVGYMDPGNWATDLAGGSRFGYTLLSVILLSNLMAVLLQGLASKLGIVTGRDLAQACRDHYSKPVGVVLWLLCEIAIAACDLAEVIGSAIALNLLFGLPLTWGIVVTSLDVLLVLMLQHKGFRLLEALVIALIATVGLCFLFELIISRPDLLGVARGFVPTPQILANPEMLYIAISILGATVMPHNLYLHSSVVQTRRYELSAEGKREAVRFAFLDSTIALSFALFINAAILIVAAATFHRSGNTGVAEIQDAHKLLTPLLGVGGASTVFALALLASGQNSTLTGTLAGQIVMEGFLDIRLRPWVRRLITRAIAIVPAAIVSIVYGESGTAKLLVLSQVILSLQLSFAVYPLVLFTSDRVKMGQFANAAWLKALAWLVAIVIASLNAWLLLQTARAFFAE
- a CDS encoding bifunctional helix-turn-helix transcriptional regulator/GNAT family N-acetyltransferase, which translates into the protein MSTVPTDPVPADAVAAVRRFNRFYTRLVGALDEGHLATEHSLAEARVLYELAHRDAPTATEVGRDLRLDAGYLSRIVRRLERAGLVTRAASTDDARRRHLRLTEAGRAAAVDLEARAHHDVASHVAALPAPDHPRLLAAMRTIESLLGRADQTAIVLRDPRPGDYGWVIARNGALYAREYGWDVTYEALVARIVADFAAGFDPRVERCWIAERDGENVGCIFCVRHPERPGVAKLRLLLVEPSARGAGLGARLVRECIAFARSAGYHTMTLWTNSVLASARRIYQAAGFQLVEETPNRMFGHELVGQTWELTLR
- a CDS encoding metal-dependent transcriptional regulator — encoded protein: MPNEAALTAPVEDYLKAVYELERRFGGAAATNALAERLGVAPASVTGMVRRLADQGLLEYERYRGVRLTDAGRLAALRTLRRHRIIESYLATVLGYPWDRVHGEAERLEHAASDELIDRMAAALGDPAFDPHGAPIPTRDGAVDERRLTALCDVGAGQRARVVRVSDDDDGMLRYLAELGLLPGAAVTVVERAPYDGPVTVDVSGRAVAVGTAVAEAVLVEVDG
- a CDS encoding phage holin family protein — its product is MAARPAPHVDPDAAIPDLVRRLTDDSKRLVRDEVRLAKLETADSLRRSARGALWLGLAFGAGVVALTALTVMLVSLVGRLAGRHYWVGALVVGVLELVVALLLVKRGLRTLSAPSYTFEESREELRGTVSWAKSVQAH
- a CDS encoding ABC transporter permease, translated to MMRSLLVLALASLVQPSAVRTIAIDERLAADAGLHVGDRVVVAGKAGIPGDTVVVAAITGPPPDPADVARGEYHVRLHLDHLQRLVGYENRVDRFAVGTRGPAATTRALAAIDRAAFGFRAYRSADVAAGTSRTFEVVRRFHRAIGVITIVASAIFLLCILLLKVDERRRDVAALRLIGLSRRTVVLALVLEAALVSLLGTALGVGVGWLGTLFINVHYRAVYRTPLTFAALTPDVIALSAALALGLGVVAGFLAARRLARTPPLSLFGR